The Streptomyces sp. ICC1 DNA window CGCGCGAGGGCCCGCTCCGCCCGCCGCCCGCGTTCGGCCCGCGAGAGGCCGGAGTACAGCAGTCCCTCGGCGACGTTGGCCCGGGCGCTGATGCCCGGGACCAGGTGGAAGGACTGGAAGACGAAGCCGACGTGGCGCGAGCGCAGGGCGGAGAGGGCGCGGTCGGAGAGGCTCGCGATGTCGTACCCGGCGATGGCGACGCGGCCGGCGGTCGGCCGGTCCAGGGTCCCCACGATGTGCAGCAGGGTGGACTTGCCCGAGCCCGACGGGCCGACGATGGCGAGGAGTTCGCCGTTCAGGATGGTGAGGTCGACCCCGCGCAGGGCCGCGACCCCGCCGGGGTACTCCTTGGTGACGCCGGCCAGCTCGACGACCGCGTGGGCGTGCTTGTTCATGACTTCGGGACCCCTACCCGCATGCCCTCCTTGAGGGCGTCCCCCTTCACCTCGACCCGGCCCTTGCCGAACATGCCGAGCTCGACCTTGACCTCGCGCACCGTGCCGTTCTCGACGACCTGGACCCCGAAGCCGCCGTCGGCGAGGGCGAGGAGGGAGTTGACCGGTACGGAGAGCACGCCCTTGCGGGTCTCGCCCGTCAGGTTCACCGAGACGGGGGACTGGTCGGGGCCCTTGGCCTCGGCGGCGTTGTCGAGGGTGACCTCGACCTGGAGCTTCGGCTTCTTGTCGCCGACGCCCGGGCCTCCCGGGCCGCCCGCGCCGCCCGAGGCCGGGTCGTCGGGGTTGGCGGTGCTGCCCACGGACTCGATCTTGCCGGTGGCGGTGGCGCCGCCCGGCAGGGTCACGGTCACCGGGTCGCCGACCTTGGCGGCGCCCGCCTTGGCCACGTCCAGCTGGAAGCGGACCAGCCGCTCGGTGCCGGTCAGGGTCAGCACGGGCTTGCCGGCGGCCGCCTCGTCGCCGACCGCCATGTCGTTCTTCTGGACCCGCTGCGGTCCGGAGGCGAAGGCGATGTCGTCCTTGCCGATCTCGCCCGTCTCCTTCAGGGAGTGCGACTTCTGCCAGCGCTTGACGCCGGTGGCGGTGCCCGCGGTGAAGGTGCCGTCCGAGGGGTCCAGGCCGGTCCCGAAGCCGAGGGCCTGGAGGTTGCGCTTGAGCTGCTTGACGTCCTCGCCCTTGTCCCCGGTCTTCATGGTCCGGTACACGGGCGTGGTGCCGTACATCAGGCGCACCGGCTTGCCGTTGACCTCGTAGAGCTTGCCGTCGCGCTCGATGGAGGAGCCGGCGGGCGCCACCCAGGTCAGGGTCGCGGAGCCGGAGCCCCCGGCACCTCCCCTTTCCCACCCCCACACAAACGGACCCTCCGCCCTGACGGGCGAAGAGGCGCGCCGTCCCTGGCCGATGGCATACACGGCTGCCCGCAGTGCCGTCCTCACGTCGCCCTCGGAGTGCTGGAGTGAGTGGGTACCGGCAGGGTGGAGGAAATGAGCCCAGGCCTGTGCGTGATCGTCTACCCCCCGCACGCCGAGGGCGGGTGCCGCGTCCGCGGCGACGGTGAGATCCTCGGCCGCGCCCTGAGCCCCCGCGACCTCCTGGAGTTCCTGCGGCGGACCGCGGCCTGCACCCCGACGCCGTCCCCCTGGACGACCCGCTGCTCATCGAGTGGCGCGGCGCCGGGCTGGCCGTCTGGAGCCCCGATCCCGGCGAGGAGTGGGCGCAGCAGTGCGGGCCGCACTGCTGCGCCGCTCCGAGGGCCACGCCGCACTCGCGGAAACGGGCGAGGCCAACGCGGCTTGCCCGCTAGCTTTCGACGTTGCTGAGCAGCTCCCGTGTCTGCTTGTTGAAGACGTTGATAAAGCCGTCGGCGAGAGCGTCGATGCTGTCATCGTTCACGGACGGAGCCGCGGTAGATGAGGACGGGGCCGGCTCGCTCTCCTGGGCATGTGCGATGCCGGAGAAGGACAAGGCGGCACCGGTGAGGGCCACGGCAGCCAGTACACGCTTCGTGTGGGTCATGGCCTGCCAACGATCACAGTCATAACGGGTCACGGAGCGCGTACCCCCGCCCCGTGGCCCTCCAGGCGGGCGACCACGTCATCGCCCCGCAGGCCCTTGCCGCAGACGGACGAGCCGATCTTGCCGTCCTTGGCTTCTGCCTCGCGCGTCCGTACTGCGGCGCGCTTATGGGGCGTCCTACCTCACGGCAGGGGCGGAGCAGCGGCGTCCTCATCGTGCCCGAACCGGCTGTGCGGGAGGGTAGGGGGCGGTCAGCGGTTGTCGTGGAGTTCCTGGTGCATCTGTGGCTGGTTGTCCTGGTCGTGAGTGAGGGCGAACTTCTGGACCTCGTTGAAGCTCTTGGAAGCGATACCGACGATCTCCTTGTACGGGTTGACGCCGGTGGCCTTCTTGATGCCGCCGCCGAGGAGGCCGCTGCCGATGCCGCTGACCAGGTCGTGGCCTGCCGCGAGCGGTTTGGCTGCTGCGTCCAGGATGCTCTTGGGCAGGCCGGCCATGTCCGCGTACTTGTCGGTGAGCGCGTGGCGGACCATGGCGGTGAACGCGTCGTGGACGCCCGGCGGGTAGAACTTCTTGTAGAAGTCGACGGCCTGCTTGGTCATGAAGACCCCGTCGTCGGTCTTCTTCCACTCCTCGTCACGTACGTGGTTCCACATACCCTCGACCAGGTCGGGGTCCTTGGGCAGGAGCCACTTCTCGGGTGTGCCCAGGTAGTGGTTGACGTAGTGCCAGGCGCACATGAAGCCCTTGGCATCGTCTTTGGCCACGTCGATGCCCAGACGGTCCATGGCCTGGATGATCTGGGTGGAGAAGACGCAGGTGGCGCCAGTGGTGTACTTCTGCGAGACCGGCTCGCCCCACTTGGCGTAGTCCCACTCGCCGCTCTTCTGGTGGAGCTGGCGAACCGATGCGTGGACCAGGCGGACCTTGGTGACGTTCGCCGCGAGGGTGCCGTCGCGCAGGGCGTTCTCATTGCCCATGTCGAGGAAGAGGCGGGAAGACTGCGACAGGCGCCGGCCCGGCCCCTGGACGCCGCCGAGGCGGCCGGTTGAGCGCAGGGTGAACGCGCCGGTCGGGGAGAGGTAGGTGCCGATGAGGCCGACCGTGCCCTGGAGCATGCTGACTTCGCCGTGGTGGTGGGCGAAGAAGCTCTCCGCGGCCTTGACGTCAGCCTCGGACCAGTCCGGCGGGCCGGCCGCGGCCTCCTTGAGGAACTCCGCCAGGCGCGGCGGAAGTTCGGAGAGATCCTGTCCGGGCTTGAGGGTGCCGATGGTACGGAACAGGGCGTTGACCCCGTCGATCTCCTTGTTGTCGATCAGGTCGGACACCATCTGGTCGGCCTTCGGGTCACCTACCTTGTTCGCCGCTTCCAGCTCGGAGACGATCGTGGCTGTCGTCAGTCCCATGCCGGGACTCCATTCTTGAGGTAGGGCAACAGTTCGCAGCCACGGCACACCGCGTGGGCCAGCGCGCGGTCGGCGGCCCCGCGGTTAGCCGGACAGTCAGGATCGTTTCGCTCATCGCCGCAGTGGCGTAACCCGCCCGGCCCGCGGGATCGTTTTCCCCTCACCCGAACGGACCAGACCCGTGAACACGCGTGAACCATCGACGCCCGCACCAACGGCTCGGTATCCGGCACCCTCGCCATCACGTCGTGACCGGGGCTGAGGTATGGCGCTCCGCGAGACCCGAGTCCCGAAAACCCGGGACCTGCCGGACGACTCTCGTCCGGCGGACCCCAGGGCACCGAGCCGAGCCGCTCAAACAGGGCCCGCACCCGGCCACTCGGAGAGCCGGGCACGGAGTGCATCCCCACACGGTCAACGAACAGGCCCCGGGCCGGTTGCTGTGCCGTGCCCCCGCACGTGCGTGCAGAACCGTTTCCGTCCCACCTCGTTGAGAACGACGAGTGCCCAGACCGCACCGGAGCGTCCCCTGGCACCCGGCGGTCTCCAACGGCACCTCGTGGCACCCGGGTCCCGGTGACAGGACCGGCCCCGCGCCACCGTCCGGCCCTCCCGGGCGCGGGGGGGCCGGCCGGGGCGTGGCGCGGGGCCGGTACTGTGGCCGGGAGCCGCGTGGCACGCGGGCCCGTTGGCGCCCCCCGGGTGCCCGGCGCGCGCGCGGTCGGGGCCGGTCCGGCTTCGGTCCCCGCGTTGTTAGACAGCACCGTCGTTGTCACCTCGCTCTGGGCCTCGGCGTCGCTGACTCGGCCGACGTCTGTCGTGTCCGTCTTTGTTTGCACGTCCCCGTACGGCCGGCCAGGGACCCGGACCCGGCCCGGCCGGCCGTACGGTCACGCCCCCGGTCGCCAGGGCCAGCGAGGCGACGATCAGCGCGGCGGTGATCAGGGGCGTCCGCGGTCCCCGGCCCGAGTCCAACCGCCCACCCTGCCCCACGAACCCCGTTGCCCCCGCATGCACTTCACCCGCAAGGGTGGCCGCGGGCACACCGCGCGGGCACACCGCGCGGCCGTCACGCGCTCAGCGGCGGCGGCAGCGCCCGCTCACCCGCACGTCACGCTGTCCCTCGGTGTGTAGCGGGTCTTCATGGTCTCCCGCTTGACCTCTTGCCCGCCCCGCACGAACACGCGGTCCACGGCGACGTCGAAGCCCTCCAGCGGGGACTGCGGTTCGCACTTCGCGCCGTCGTCCGTCCGCGTGGCCGGCGGTTTGACGTTCGTGCGCGGGCCCTTGACCGCGCGCACCTCGTCGAACTTCTTCGTTCCCAGGAAGGTGATGGTGATCGAGGTGTCGGTCGCCTCGGCCTGGATGTAGAGGGCCTTGCCCGAGTCGTTGGCGAAGCGCAGGTCCAGGCTGCCCCAGGCGACGGTGGCCTCGCGGCCCTCCGGGTAGCGCTCGATGTAGAAGGAGTGCGCCCCGTACTCGACCGGTTTGACGCCCGCGAAGAACATTGCGTTGAACACGGTGGTGGCGACCGCCGACACCCCGCCGCCCGAAGCCTTCTCGTACTGGCCGTTGTTGATGATGAGGCCGTCGACGAAGCCGTTCTCCTTCGTGCGCTCGCCGACGCGGCGGTTGAAGCTCCACGTCTCGTCGGGCAGCACGACCGAGCCGTTGATCAGCTCGGCGGCCCGCCCGATGTTCGTGGTCCGGTACGGGGCCTTCTCGAAGTCGACCTTGAAGGAGGACACCTTCTCCTTGATGCCCAGCTGCTCGACCGTGTTCGCGGCCAGCGTCGGCCGGACCTCCTCGGTGGCGACCTCACCCGTACGCGCGGCCGCGCCCGACCCGGTCAGCAGCGGCAGCACCGCCGTGCCGAGGCCCTGCTCGCTCACCCGGCGCCCGGGGCGGCCCTCCTCGGCCACGGACACCCGCCCGGCCGCGTCGGTGCGCAATCGGGCCTCCACCGGTCCGGGCGTCGCCTGGCGCAGCGGACCGGCCAGCTCCGGGTCGGCGAGCAGCGCCTTGCCGTCGAGCACGGGGGCGAGGCGGCCCGCGCCGTCGTCCTTGACGGTGAGGTGCTTGGACAGGACGGCGGGGCCGACGGGTATGCGCTTGCCGTCGACGGTGAGGGTGACCGGGGCGGACATCGCGGGCTCGGCGAACTCCTTGAGCGCCCGCTCCGTCTCCTGCCCGCCGATGCGGGGTTCCGTGCGCCGCACGGGCAGCGTGACGGGCTCGGCCGCCGCGGCCCGGGCCCGGGGGTAGCCGGAGCGCAGCGCTCCGAGGGAGCCGTCGACGTCGAGGGCGGTGCCGGTGACCGGGGCCACCTGCTTGGCCTTGCCCTTCTCGAAGGCGACCGAGCCCTCCCGGACCTCCTGCGCGGCCTTGGCTCCGATCCCGTCGAGGGCGGCGCGGGCGGTCTTCTCGTCGAGCCGGACCACCGGCTCCACATCGGGATCGCCGGAGGAGAACAGCCGGCCGATCACGCGCACGGGGCTCGATCCGGAGCGCGCGGCCCGCTCGGCGGTGGCGCCGGTGTCCAGGGACAGCCCGAGCGTGCCGGGCTGGGCCCGCTCGGCGTGTTCCCCGATCCGCAGCTCCAGCGGGGCCGCGGCGGCCGGGCCCAGCTCCCGGTCCAGGGCCTGGCGGGCCTCGGTGCGGCTCATCCCGCCTATGTCGACACCGCGGACCTTGGTGCCGACGGCGACGTCCTCGCCGGCCAGCAGCAGGCCGGCGGCGTACAGCCCACCGAATCCGAGGACCGCCGCGCCGCCGGCCACGCCCGCGACGCCCGGCACGGTCCACCGCTTGCCGGTGGCCGCCCGGGTGCCCGTACGTGGTGCGCGTCGCATGTCGGGGTCTCTCCTCGTTCCGGTGACGTGGTCGGACCGGCGGTTTTCATGCCGCCAGTCCGCACCCCGGAACGTAGCAAGATCCGTGTAACCAGGTAATAAGGAGGTATAGGGGTGGCAAAGTCGGTGGGCGTGGTCTCCGTAACCCGGGAGGAGTCCCGGCTGTTGCACAGGCGGCGGGTCCCCACGGTGAACGCCCCCCTACGGTGAATGGAGTCCGATGCCGCAGCTGACCGACGAGGCCGTGACCGAGGACGCGGGCGGCGGGCCCGCGGGGCCGGGCACGTGGATGACCCCGGAGGAGTACGGGGCCTCGCGCGCCGCGCTGTGGACCGGGGCGGTCGTCCTGGTCACCGACGCCGACGGGCGCGTCCTCGTGCAGAGCGTGGACTACCGCCGCGACCGGCTGCTGCCGGGCGGCGCGGTGGACGCGGGCGAGTCGCCGGCCGCGGCGGCCGCCCGCGAGATGTACGAGGAGCTCGGCATCGAGGGCCGCTACCCGCGCGGCCTCGCCGTCGACTGGATCCCCGCCGACACCCCCGGGATGCCGCCCGGGATGGGGTTCCCCGGCGAGATCCTGCACGTCTTCGACGGCGGCACCTGGTCCCGCGGGCGGATCGAGTCCATCCGCCTCCCCGCCCAGGAGATCACCGGCATCCACTTCGCCGAGCCGGCCGAGCTGACCGACCTGATGGACCCGGGCGACGCCCGCCGGGCCCTCTCCGCCCTGCGGGCCCGGATCAACGGCGGCGGCGCCGCCCTGCTGGAGGACGGCCGCCCCACCAGCCCCACGGCCCTGGACCGGCTCGGCGCCCTGCGCGGCCGGCGCGTCAGGCAGCACGGCGGTCCCTTATACACACCTGACGCTGCCGCCGAACCACCCCGTGTAGACCTCCGCCTTCGCCGTAGCTCATAAAATAAGCCCAGGGGCGGGCCAGGGTGTGGGGGTCGCGTTTGTAGGGCCAGAACACTTCGGTGCCGTCCGCGAGCTCATGGTTGGGGCCGGAGGCGAACTGGACGGTGAGGTCGGGGAGGTCGGCGACGTCGGGGATCCGCCAGGGTTCGGAGCCGTTGGCGAGGTAGCCGTCGGACAGCAGGAACACCGGGGTGCGGTAGGTCAGGGCGATCCGGGCGGCGTCCAGTGCCGCGTCGAAGCAGTCGGCCGGGGTGCGGGGGGCCACGATCGGGACGGGTGCTTCACCGTTGCGCCCGTACATGGCCTGCAGCAGATCGGCCTGCTCGGTTTTGGTGGGCAGACCGGTGGAGGGGCCGCCGCGCTGGATGTCCACGATCAGCAGCGGCAGCTCCAGCGACACCGCCAGCCCGATCGTCTCCGACTTCAAAGCCACACCGGGCCCGGAGGTGGTGGTCACGGCCAGGGCCCCGCCGAAGGCCGCGCCCAGGGCCGCGCCGATCCCGGCGATCTCGTCCTCGGCCTGGAAGGTCCGCACCCCGAAGTTCTTGTGCCGGCTCAGCTCGTGCAGGATGTCGGAGGCCGGAGTGATCGGATACGAACCCAGGTAGAGCGGCAGGTCAGCCTGCCGGCCCGCCGCGATCAGCCCGTAAGACAAAGCCAGATTCCCCGAAATATTGCGGTAGGTACCCGCGGGGAAAGCACGCGTCGCCGGCGCCACCTCATAGGAGACGGCAAAGTCCTCGGTGGTCTCCCCGAAGTTCCAGCCCGCCCGGAAAGCGGCCACGTTCGCCTCGGCGATCTGCGGCTTCTTCGCGAACTTCTGCCGCAGAAACCTCTCCGTACCCTCCGTCGGCCGGTGATACATCCACGACAGCAGACCCAGCGCGAACATGTTCTTGCTGCGCTCGGCCTCCTTGCGGGAGAGCCCGAAGTCCTTCAGCGCCTCGACGGTCAGGGTGGTCAGCGGCACCGGGTGGACGTTGTAGGCGTCCAGGGTGCCGTCCTCCAGCGGGGAGGAGTCGTAGCCGACCTTCGCCATCGGACGCTTCGTGAACTCGTCGGTGTTCACGATGATGTCCGCGCCGCGCGGCACGTCCGCGATGTTCGCCTTCAGAGCGGCCGGATTCATCGCGACCAGCACGTTCGGGGCGTCACCCGGCGTCAGGATGTCGTGATCGGCGAAATGCAGCTGGAACGAGGACACACCCGGCAGCGTCCCGGCGGGCGCCCTGATCTCGGCCGGAAAGTTCGGCAGCGTCGACAGATCGTTCCCGAAGGAAGCGGTCTCCGAAGTGAAACGGTCACCGGTGAGCTGCATTCCGTCACCCGAGTCACCCGCGAACCGAATGATCACCCGATCGAGTCGGCGTACTTCCTTGCCGGGGCCGCCGGCGGCGCCGGAGGCGCCCGCTCCGTCCGGGTTGTCACCGTTCGGGCCCGGGGGCGTCCGCTGTTCGCCGACGATCGCGCTTTCGGCCCCGTCGGACTGCTCGGCTGGGCTACTGACCTGGCTGGTCACTGAACTGGACCTCCTTCGAGGCGTGAGCACTGCCCAAGGTCAACCCTACGTCCGTAGGGATTGCTGCCCCTGGATGCTCATTTTCTGGACCGCCCACAGAGACGGTCTGTCCGAATCCGGCCTTACCTGACAGGGTGTCAGTTGATCAAGATCTTAGGTAGGTGAGGACGGCCAGCACGCGCCGGTGATCCCCGTCACTCGGTGACAGGCCCAGCTTCATGAAGATGTTGCTGACGTGCTTCTCCACCGCTCCGTCGCTCACCACCAGCTGTTTGGCCACGGCGGAATTGGTCCGCCCCTCGGCCATCAGCCCGAGCACCTCGCGCTCGCGCGGGGTCAGCCCGGCCAGCACGTCCTGCTTGCGGCTGCGGCCGAGCAGCTGTGCCACGACCTCGGGGTCCAGAGCGGTGCCGCCCCGGGCCACGCGCACGACGGCGTCCAGGAACTCCCGGACATCGGCGACCCGGTCCTTCAGCAGATACCCCACCCCGGTGCTGGAACCGGCCAGCAGTTCGGTGGCGTACTGCTCCTCCACGTACTGCGACAGCACGAGCACGCCTATGCCGGGGTGGTCGCGCCGCAGCCGCACGGCGGCCCGCACCCCTTCGTCGGTGTGCGTCGGCGGCATCCGCACATCGGCCACCACCACGTCCGGCAGCGCGTTCTCCGCCGCCAGCTCCGCCACCGTCTTGATCAGGGCTTCCGCGTCCCCGACGCCCGCCACGACGTCATGCCCCCGGTCGGTCAGCAACCGGGTCAGGCCCTCGCGCAGCAGCACTGAATCCTCGGCGATGACCACCCGCACCCTGTCTTCCACGTCTTCGTAGCTCCCCGTGTCCACTTGTCCCCGTTTCCCTGACTCAGCCAAGCATCCCAGCCTCAGGCCCGGATCAATGCGGAGTGGGATCAACGTGTAGGGGTGGGGGCGGTGTTTTCGGGGTCGGAAGGGCCCGCTCCGCCGCGCGGGGCCGAAAGACAGGGCTTTCGCCCCCGAGGCCGGGGGCCGAACGGCGCGCCGGGGAACCCGCCGAACGGACCCGCGGCGCGGGCGGGCGCGGCGGGTCCGGGGTGCCGGCGGGGTCACGGTGGAGTGCTGGCGGGGTGCCGGCGGGGTGCTGCGTCGGCGGGGTCCCGGCGGTGCGTCGGCGGGGTCCGGCGGGGGTGCTGGGTCGGTGGGGTCCGGGGGGGCCGTGGGCGGGGTCCGGGGGCCGGTTCGGGGGCTGTTGCGGCTGGGGTGACGGCTGGAAGGCCTCGCTGGGCGCGGCGAGGAAGGAGCCCTGCGGCTTGTGGAACCGGGCGGCGGCGAGGAGGTCCCGCTCGGCCAGTCGGCCCCCGACGGAGTCGGCGGCAGGCGTGGGCGGCCGGACGAGGTAGGTCCGGGCGAAGTGGCGCATGTGGCGCAGGAAGGCCCTAGTCTCGTGGGCTCGGAGATGTGTATAAGGGCCAGCGCACGATGTGTCGCCCTGACAGTCCGTGCCACAACCCTGGCCCCCACCCGGCTGTCTGACGTACCGTCAATTCCGCCCGAGGTGCCGTCCCGCGCACCCGTCCCCGGAGGTTCGCCATGCCCGCCGACCGGCCCGTATCGCTCGACGAATACCCCATCCACCAGGCCCCCCTGTCGATGAAGCACCTCGTCACCGGCGACCGCAACGCCTACGACCGCTGCATCTTCCACGTCTTCGACCACGCCGGGCGCGCCGTCCTCATCCTCGGCCTCGGCGTCTACCCCAACGCCGGCGTGATCGACGCCTACGCCACCCTGCGCATCGGCGACGAGCTCCTCGCCGTCCGCGCCTCCGACGCCCTGTCCGACGACCGGATGGACCTCTCCGTCGGCCCGCTCCGCATCACCGTCGACGAACCCCTCGAGCGGCTCACCCTCACCTGCGCCGCCGACCCCGCCGACCCCGACGGGCTCTCGTACGACATCACCTGGACCGCCGAGTTCCCCGCCGTGTGGGAACCGCACCACACCCAGCGCCGCGGCGACCGCCTCATCCTCGAAGGCCGCCGCTTCGTCCAGGCGGGCAACGTCACCGGCACCATCCGCGCCAAGGGCGAGGAGTTCGTCCTCGACGCCGCCGAGTGGACCGGAACCCGCGACCGCAGCTGGGGCGTGCGCCCGATCCCCGGCGAGGAGGGCGGCCGCACCGCCGAGGAGCACCGGCCCGAGGGCTTCCACTGGCTCTGGATCCCCGTCCGGTTCGAGGACCGGTTCCTGATGGTCATCGCCCAGGAGGACGCCGACGGCCTGCGCAACCTCAGCGAAGCCGTCCAGGTCTTCCCCGAGGGCAGCGGCCGTCCGGACGTCCAACTCGGCTGGCCGCACACCGACATCCGCTACCGTCCCGGCAGCCGCCACCCCGAGAGCGCCGTGGTCCACCTCACCGACCCGGCCGGGCGCAAGCCCCTCGAACTCGGCGTGGAGATCCTGAACTCCTCCCCGCTCGCCGTCGGAGCCGGCTATCCGCCCGCCTCCGACTGGCAGCACGGCACCTGGCAGGGCCGCGGCTGGACCGACCGCCGCGCCTACGACCTGTCCGACCCCGCCGCCCACCCCATGGCCGCCTTCGGGGTCACCGACCACTCCGCCCGCTTCACCCTCGACGGCCGCACCGGCTTCGGCATCTTCGAGCACGGCAGCTTCGGCCGCCACGACCCGAGCGGCTTCACCGACTACGGATCCGTGGCCCAGTAGGAAACAGCCAAGCCAGAGAAGGGGTATCCCATGGCAGGACCGGCACCACGCCCCCGCACCTCCACCCGCGAACCAGAGGAGCTCGGCCGGCGCCTCGCCGCCTGGCTGGACGCCGAACTACCCGGCGCGAAGGTCATCAACGTCTCGGTGCCCGGCTCCAACGGAATGTCCAGCGAGACCCTGCTCTTCGACATAGAGCACCCCGACGCCCCGATCCGCGCCTGTGCGCTGCGCCTCGCCGCCGATCCGGCCGCCTACACCGTCTTCCCCTCCTACGACATGCCCCGCCAGCACCGCGTGATGAGCCTGGTCGCCGCCCACACCGACCTGCCCGTCCCCCGCGTGCAGTGGCTGGAAGAGGACCCCGGACCGCTCGGAGCCCCGTTCTTCGTCATGGCCCGCGCCGAAGGCCGCGTACCGCCCGACGTGATGCCCTACACCTACGAGGGCAACTGGCTGCACGCCGCGACCGACGCCGAACGCGCGGTGCTCCAGGAAGAGAGCATCGCCCTGCTCGCCCGCCTGCACGACCAGTTCCCCCCGGAGGAGGCGCAGTTCCTCCTGACGGACGGCGACGGCAGCCCGCTGCGCCGCCACGTCGAGGCCCAACGCGCCTACTACCACTGGGTGGTGGCCGGCAAGTCCCGGTCCCCGCTGCTGGAACGGGCCTTCGACCGCCTCGAGGAGATCTGGCCGGCCGACGAGGGCGGCCCGGCCGTCCTCAACTGGGGCGACGCGCGCATCGGCAACGTCATCTACGCGGCGGACGGCTTCGATCCCGTCGCCGTGCTCGACTGGGAGATGGCGGCCTGCGCCCCGCGCGAGGTCGACCTCGGCTGGACCGTCTACCTCCACCGCTTCTTCCAGGACCTCACCGTCGGATTCGGCCAGGCCGGCCTGCCGGACTTCCTGCGCCGCGAGGACATAGAGCGCCGGTACGCGGAGCTCACCGGGCACACCCCCCGCGACATGGAGTTCCACACCCTCTACGCCGCACTGCGGCACGGGATCGTGATGCTGCGCATCGCCTACCGGCAGGCGCACTTCGGCGAGGTGGAGGTCCCGGCGGATCCGGACAGCCTGATCCTGCACCACGCCAGCCTGGCCGCCATGGTGCAGGGGACGTACTGGTAGTCCGCTCAGGCCGCCTGCGCGTGCTGCCGCATCTGCGGCAGCACCGCGGGGGCGGGAGTCCGTACCGGACGCGAACCGGGGCCGCCGACGTGCGAGAACGGCTGCGTCCGCCAGTCCAGCCCCTGGGGCAGCGCCAAGTGCACGACGGGCTCCAGCTCCTGGGCCTCGTCGGAGGCGAAACCGAGGGTGGGCAGCGCGTCGGAGGCGGGCCGACCCGTGCCCGCGCACACCGTGAGCCCGAAGGGGTTCCACGGGGTCAGGCAGAGGGCGTGCTGCGGCAGGAACTCCTCGTCCGCGACGAGGGCGATCGACTGGCCGCAGTCCGGGCAGGTCGCGTGGTGGATCTCGAACCCCTCGGCGTATCCGAGGTATTCGTCGTCGTCGGCGTAGTCGCCCTCGACGGCTTCCAGGGGCTCCGGTTCGATGCGACCGGCGCGCTTGGTGTTCAGCATGGATGTACTCCCCCGTGGGGCTGTCGCTTTTTGGAGGGGAGGCGGGGGGCGCACCCCTCGGTCACAGCTCTAGACGGCGGTGTTGAACTCCGCGCTCCACAACTGGATCCGGTACACCAGGTCGTTCCACACGCCGGTGGCCAGCAGGACGCCGACGAGGACGAGCATCCCGCCGCCGATCCGCAGGACCCACCGGTAGTGCCGTTTGACCAGGCCGAAGGCGCCCAGGGCCCGACGGAAGGCCAGCGCGGCGAGGACGAACGGCAGGCCCAGCCCGAGGCAGTAGGCCGCCATCAGCAGGGCTCCGCGGGCCGCGCTCGCCTCGCTCCAGGCGAGCGCCTGTACGGCGGCCAGCGTCGGGCCGATGCACGGGGTCCAGCCGACCGCGAACACCGCCCCCAGCAAGGGCGCGCCCGCCAGACCGAGCACGGGCCGCCGGTGGCTGCGGAACTCCCGCTGAGTGAAGCCCGGCAGGAATCCCATGAAGGACAGCCCCATCAGCACGGTGAAGACGCCGAGCACCTGGGTGACCACCTCCTGGTGGGCCAGCAGGGTGCGGCCGAAGTACCCGAACAGGGCGCCGCCGGAGACC harbors:
- a CDS encoding phosphotransferase family protein, with the protein product MAGPAPRPRTSTREPEELGRRLAAWLDAELPGAKVINVSVPGSNGMSSETLLFDIEHPDAPIRACALRLAADPAAYTVFPSYDMPRQHRVMSLVAAHTDLPVPRVQWLEEDPGPLGAPFFVMARAEGRVPPDVMPYTYEGNWLHAATDAERAVLQEESIALLARLHDQFPPEEAQFLLTDGDGSPLRRHVEAQRAYYHWVVAGKSRSPLLERAFDRLEEIWPADEGGPAVLNWGDARIGNVIYAADGFDPVAVLDWEMAACAPREVDLGWTVYLHRFFQDLTVGFGQAGLPDFLRREDIERRYAELTGHTPRDMEFHTLYAALRHGIVMLRIAYRQAHFGEVEVPADPDSLILHHASLAAMVQGTYW
- a CDS encoding cytochrome c biogenesis protein CcdA, yielding MTALAGTVPFAAAGTGPSLLHGTLAVAAPVAFFAGLVSFLSPCVLPLVPGYLSYVTSLSVSDLADARGGRQRSRMAAGAVLFVLGFTAVLVSGGALFGYFGRTLLAHQEVVTQVLGVFTVLMGLSFMGFLPGFTQREFRSHRRPVLGLAGAPLLGAVFAVGWTPCIGPTLAAVQALAWSEASAARGALLMAAYCLGLGLPFVLAALAFRRALGAFGLVKRHYRWVLRIGGGMLVLVGVLLATGVWNDLVYRIQLWSAEFNTAV